The genomic DNA AAGTGATTCCCCCTCCACTCTTAAAGATCAACGAGCCATCCGCCTGCTGTTCCAAAAAGCGGATCATAACGGCACTGTCCAGGCTATTCCCGTCAAAATAGCCCATGACACCCGTATAAAACCCCCTTTCGTAGGTCTCGGCTTCCGCGATAATCTCCATTGTCTTCTTTTTAGGCGCCCCGGTAATGGAACCTGCCGGAAGGAGCCGGAAGAACAAATCTCCCACTTCAGCCTGCCAACCTCCGGCAAGACGGCCCCGGATCTCCGAACTGACCTGCAACAAAGCCCCCTGATGTGTCGGTAGTTCGTCTATGTAGCGATAACGGGTCACCATCACCTCGGTCGCCACCATACTGAGGTCATTGCGGATCAGGTCGACAATCGTAGCATGTTCAGCCGTTTCCTTCGGATCCTCTAATATCCGCCTGCGAGCATCCGGCAATGTAGCATCGATCGTCCCTTTCATCGGATAGGAATAGATATGTTCATCCCGAATCTTCACGAATATCTCAGGAGAGAAAACGACAAAACAGTCTTTCATCCAGAGCTTATACCGGGCTTCCGAACTGACAAAAACGTCCTTCAAGCTCAGATCGGTCCGAACAGGAGTGGCGCAAGTCAGATTGACCAGGTAGGAGTTTCCGGCCCGGATATGTCCGACCACCTTATGAAACGAGTCGGCGTAGGCCGATTGTGTGATAGGGAATGTTTCCCATCGGATCGCAGAAGTTCGGTTCTCCCGATCATTCATACGGCTTGCAGTCGCAACATTCGTCACACCGTCCAGATTGTAGAGCAATGCCTCCGAATCGATCTGATCCGGCTCTTCCACAATCACCTGCTCTTGCTTGTAATCGATCACAAACAGGAAAGGCCGCCTTTCCGCACCCAATCGGTTCATACGGCAGACGGCCTCTATGCGGTTATAGAATCTCATATCAGAAAACGTTCGGTCAAACCACCAAAAGCATCGATACGGCGATCTCGGAAGAAAGGCCACCAACGGCGGACATTCTCGCTACGCGTCTTGTCGATCTCCACAATTCGTATTTCTTCATCATTATTGGAAAGTTCGGCCAAAAGTTCACCCTGCGGACCAGCGACGAAACTGTTTCCCCAGAACTGAATGCCATTCGTTTGTCTGGACGGATCGGCCTCGTGTCCTACCCGGTTTACCGTAACGACCGGAAGACCATTGGCTACGGCATGCCCCCGCTGAACAGTTACCCACGCTCCTAACTGGCGTTTTTTCTCTTCCTCCGTGTCACTGCTTTCCCAACCGATAGCTGTCGGATAAATCAGCAGTTCCGCTCCTTTCATCGCCATCAGGCGGGCTGCTTCGGGATACCACTGATCCCAACAAACCAATACACCCAATTTACCAACAGAAGTCTCGATCGGCTCAAATCCGAGATCACCGGGAGTAAAATAGAACTTCTCATAATAGGCCGGATCATCCGGAATATGCATTTTACGATATTTTCCGGCAATAGCGCCGTCTTTCTCAATAACGACAGCCGTATTATGATACAGACCGGGAGCTCGTTTCTCAAACAAAGAAAGTACCAGTACGATCCCCAGTTCCTTTGCCAACGCTCCGAAGCCCTCTGTAGAAGGTCCTGGAATCGGTTCAGCCTGATCGAACACTTCGGTATTCTCCGTCTGGCAAAAATAAAGCCCGTTATGCAACTCCTGCAAAACGACCAATTCAGCTCCTTGCAAAGCACAAGCCCGAATATTTTGTTTCAGTTTCTCAATATTAGCAGCCCGATCACTGCTATTCGCCTGCTGCACCAGCCCTAACTTCATGATTTATGATTTATAATTTATGATTTAGATTTGAAACCTCAATTGTCAATTGACACGACTCCCTCCGGGTACTGCATCGTCACACAATGTAGCGAACCATGTTGTTTAATCAACGGCAAGCAATTGATTCCTATAATCTCACGCTCCGGAAAAGCCTGTTGCAAAGCTTTCTTCGCCAGTTCGTCCTTCGGAGATTTATAATAGGGTAACAACACAGCCCCGTTGATAATCAAAAAATTGGCATAAGTGGCAGGAAGACGTTCTCCCTCCCATTCCACAGGGTCCGCCATCGGCAAGGCGATTAACCGGTAAGGTTTGCCGTCAGCCTGTCTGAAAGCCTGTAACTCCTGTTCCATCGCTTGCAGCTCCTCGAAATGTTCATCCGACTCATCCTTGCACTGCACGTACGCAATCGTATCTTCGCTACAGAACCGTGCCAGCGTGTCGATATGGCTGTCCGTATCATCACCGGCAAGATAACCATTTTCCAGCCATAAGATGCGTTCAAAGCCGAAGACATCCTTCAGATAGGCTTCCAACTCTTCCTTTTGCAGATATTCGTTCCGATTCTGAGACGAAAGACATTCGACCGTCGTCAACAGTGTTCCCTTGCCATCCGATTCGATACTGCCGCCTTCCAAGACAAACGGTTGCATATTGATGACCTGAACCCCGCCGGCAAATGTTCCCTGTACCGACAGGTTACGCGTAACCAGGTTATCCAGATTCGCCGCGAACTTCATCCCCCACCCGTTGAACACAAAGTCATACACGACTGGTTCTCCCTGGTCGAATACAGTAATACCGCCATGATCACGTGCCCAGGTATCATTCGTCGCCATCTCCCTGAAAATGATCCGGCTGTCATCCACATCGCCCAATTGTCTGCGTACTTCCTGTTCGTCCGGACAGACAATCAAGAGCTTCTCATGTTTGATCACCTCCTTGGCAATCGATACAAAACAAGGAATCACCTCGTCTAATATAGGCGCCCAATCCGTTTCATCATGCGGCCATGTCAACTGGACGGCACTTTGCGGATACCATTCCGCCGGTAATATGATTTTATTTTCCATCTGCGTTTAATAAAATATGCGATTGTATTGCGGCACAAATATAGGCTTATTTTCCATCATTCTTAATACAAAGATTCTATCACCTCTGTCAACTTGCTGTTTTTCTTCCACGTCTCAAGCAAACAAAGAAGCGGTGCGTATGTCACCTTCGGCCAGTTATTGACTGTTTGAAGTTCCGCAAAAACTTCCAATAACCGCTTTAAATCCTTTACCGGATTTTCCGGCAGGCAAGACAAGAAAGAGACAAACAGCACAGACAGTTCTTTGTTATGAAAAGATGATCTATTTATCAACATTTCGACAACCAAACCTGAAACTCTCTGCGCAGGAGCCCATTCCAACGCTTGGATCTTCCCCAACACCCGACCTAATGCCACATTGTCTATCAGGTCTTTTTCCACAAGTTCGCCCCAAAGATTCGCCGCACACAAACGAATAGGACGATCAATGCTCAACAGGCACACCGCCAGGTATGTCAAAGCCATCCCCCCTCTCCACTCCAAATCAAGTTCGCGCAGGGTATCAAGAGCAACCAGGTTAAGCCTTGCTAGTTCCAAATCGTTCCAATAAGCATCTCTTACGCGATCCCGCACCAATAAAGCCAACCAAATCCGAGGTGCATTCGGAGAAAGCAACAAAAATCTCTTCAGGTCCTTCTCCCGCAAAGGAACCTTCCAAAAAGTCTCCACCAAAAGCGGAATACGGGAACAAGGACGATAAGCCATATATAAGGCATAACCTCCAAACCTCCACTTTATCGCAACATTCTTACTTGCCGGCGGAATCAACTGCAAGATACGATCGACTTTCCCAAACGGCTTTTCGAAAGTAAATACATCGCATGGAATATCTCCCGTCAGATAGGCCCGGTTCACAGCAGAATAAGGAAAATCCTTGAACTCGTCATAGACGGTATCAGGACTTTTGACCAAAGCGGCGGTCATCCAGACAGCCTGAAACGTAAAAGGACCATTAGGGCGTGCTTCCGGCTTGAACAAGAAAAGCAATAGCTCGCGATATTCGCCCGCCAACTCTTGTTCGGCTAACCGGACAGCCTCTTCCGTATCATCCAATGCCACACGCGAAAGTGCGATTTGAAAGTCCAGACTGTCCGGTTTGATTCTCTTTTTCTGATATGCAGACAACCGGGAGACAAGCACGGACGGATCGATCCAAGCCGGACGGTGGGTCGGTGTCGATAGCAAAGGCAATGTATTATAATCTTTTATCCGGTTAAAAGCCAATTTTACAAGATCCAGATAGGGTTTATAGTCCTGAAATGATTGTTGTTTCGAGCTTTTGACACGTCTTTCCGATCCGGTAAGCATTTGAGCATAATCAAGAAGAAAAGACGCTGCCAGCACATCCAATTCTCCTACCCCGTCTTTTCCTCCCTCCACAACGGTACGGGCCATTTCGAAAACCGGAACCATACGTTCCACATCCTCCTGCTTTACAAACGGATGCATACGGGACAAAGAAGCCAAAAGTAAATCGATATGGAAACTCTCTTCGTTATCCATCGACCGGCCCATCAGAGAAACCAGCCCATCCATATTCGTGACATCTGGAATACGCATTTCTTCCCGAATGAAGGGTTGTTTTTCTATTCTTTCCATACTACTTCAATATTGTGCGATACAAATATACGGAGAAAAATACACCCATCAGACAAAGTCTCCATTTACCCTTGTGTTTTCCGGTATTCCATGGGGGTCATGCCATATTTGTCTCTAAAAATGCGCTGGTAGGTTCGCACATTGCCAAAACCGGAATCGATAGCGACAGCCTCAATCGTATAATGCTTGAAATCTTTCAGCAGCACAAGCGAATAATCGAGTCTCAGCCGATTGATGTATCCGTTGAAATTTTCGCCTGTGAAAGTCTGCAATAACGGAGAGATACGATTTTTCCCAACAGGTGTCCATCAAGACGATGATCCTACGCCGACAGTTGTTGAAGAACCCGATTGGAAATTGGAATTGGTGGAAAACGATCCTGAACCGGAATGGGAAATGCCGGAAAGCGGAATCTATAAGGCTTCCGAATCTTTCCCCTTCATTAATGAAGGAGTGAAAGGCACCGAAGAAGAGCCTTTCACGATATCTTTACAACCTGTTGTAAATTGACACTAAACTCCAATAAAAAGAAGGTGTGTCGTAATACCCGATGCGCCTTCTTTTTTTCGTTGACTATAAAAATCGGCTCATTTTTTTAAGCTGCGACATTTTGAGGATTTCTTCGATTTATGTGTTCCCAGCATCTAAATATAGCTACTGTAAGCTCATAAAACAGTCCAGTCAGCCAATCCATACCTTCTTTAGCCATTTTTGCACATATCTTTTTTATATTGAAGGCAATGGCAAAGAAGGCAAAATCCATGAAGACCTTGTCCTTTCCAAAATGGCGGAAACGTTTGTAATTCATATTGTTTTTCATTTGTCCGAACACGGCTTCCGGTTCTATGCATCTCTGTCCTCTGTGTTTCAGCCCTTCCTCGGAGCAGAGCTGCTCTTTGGCTTTTTGCCTGTATTTTCTGAGCCTGTGATTCAGTTCTATCGTCCTGTTTCCTTTTGCTTTAAAACAACGGCATCTCGCTGACATATCCGGATGCGGTTTTCACATGTATAGTACCTATCCTCCGCATCCTTTGTCCCATAGGGCAGATGCAAAAGTCATGTTCTTCATTGTAGTAGAAGTTTTCTGCCTTGAACGGATCCGGTTTGAATCTCGGCCGCTGCTCCATGTGGAAATAGTTATATTTGACGTAAGCTTCCATGCCGTTCTCTGACATGAAGCGGTAATTCTCCTCGGAACCATAGCCGGAATCGGCAACCACCGTATGAGCCATCCGGTCATACCTGTTTGAAAAAGATTGCAGGAAAGGGATCATGGTCAGTGTATCCGTAGGGTTCGGGAAGAGTGCAAAATCGGTGATGAACTGGTTCTCGGTGCCGATCTGAAGGTTGTAACCGGGCTTCGTCTGCCCGTTACGCATGGCATCCTCCTTCATTCTCATGAAAGTTGCGTCCTTGTCCGTCTTGGAATAGGAATTCCTCTCTTGCAGCGTGTCCAGATGACTGTCGTATTCCTGGAGTTTGTCCCTATGTTCTTCCAACTCCTTCAGCTGTTTGCGTCTCTTTTTCAGCTCAGTCTTTTCCTCCTTGGTGGAAGGCTCGGGAACCTGTTCCAGCACATGACGTAATTCTCCCGCCATTTCGGTCAGCATGGCCGGAGTGAACTCAACCTCCTCATTACTTTCCGAAGACTTTTCTTGGGCGATGACATCGTCTATCTGCCCTAGCAGGACATGTATCTTCTTCATCAGGCGTTCACGGTTCCGCTCAACCGTTTTTCGCCAAACGAAAGTATACTTGTTGGCTTTGGATTCAATCTTTGTCCCGTCAATGTATTCCACGTTCAGGCTGATGAAGCCTTTGGAAGAGAGAAGAAGTACGGTTTGGGTAAACATCTCGTTGATTTCCTTCTTCACCCGATTGCGGAAACGGTTGATGGTAATGAAATCCGGTTTCTCATATCCGGCAAGCCAGATATAATGAATGTCACGATGAAGGAGCTTTTCGATTTTCCGGCAGGAGTAGACGTTGTTCATGTAGGCATACAGAATGACCTTGAGCATCATCTGGGGATGGTAAGGGCTGCGGCCACATTCCTTATATAGCTTCCTGAAACTTTCAAGATTCAGGCCCTCAACCAGGGCGTCAACCATGCGCACCGGATCGTTATCTGCAATATCCTCATCTATTCTTTGAGGAAAAAGCACTGTTTGGTTGGGATTGTAAGGACGAAAATGTATCTTTGCCATAGTATAAATTCTTATGCCTAAAGATACAAAATCTTCAGGTTATAACAAAGCCCCAGCTTGTGAAAGTCGGGGCTTTGGGCATAAAAAAAGAAGGTGAGAATTTTGACACACCTTCTTTCCAAACGCAACGAATAAATTATTAATTACTTACACTCTTATTATTTCTTACAGTCGCAAGAAGAGTAAGCCACTAACATCCAAACCAATTTTTCCTGTTCCTTCAGGTAATCGCTCATCAATGCTACTGTCGCCTCGTCTCCGGATTCGGAAGCCAAAGAAAGTAATTTACGTTCTTCGGCAATAAACTGGCCGTAAGTGTCCAGAACGTTTTCCAACGCTTCGTCTGCACAAGATACGCCCGACACCTCCTTTACTTTGGCAACTTTCAGATATTCACTGAATTTGTTAACCGGAACACCACCTAACATCAGGATACGCTCAGCCAGTTCATCTACCTTTTCAGCGGCATCGTTATACATATCTTCGAACTTGCTGTGGAGAACAAAGAAACCGTGTCCCTTAATGTTCCAATGGAAACCGCGAAGGTTTGTATAGAATACCTGATAATCGGCTAATAACTGTTGTAATGCTTCAACTACTTTACCTGCAGCAACTGCATCCAAATGGATATAATCTAATGTCTTCATAATACTTTACTTTTTAATTGTTATACTTTTCGTTTTTCTTGTACTGCAAAGATACATCAGATATAAGTACCTGTCAAACAGATAATTTTTATACACAAATAGATATACTCTATCACACTTCCGGCAGAACGGATTACCAGTCCGATACCGAAGACGCAGCATTCGTCGGAATGATACTTTTACACAAATATTCCATACCTGCCTGCTCTTGCTTTCAAAACATATATGCTTTGAACACGAAACATATATGTTTTGAAATCGAATCATATATGTTTCGCATTGCATTTCATGATTTTTTCCTACCTTCGTAAAAATTATCAATACAGAGTCCGTAACAACAAACAAAGAATATTATGAATATACAACAACTCGAATACATCCTGGCTGTAGACACATACCGCCATTTTGCCAAAGCTGCAGAACATTGCCGCGTAACTCAACCGACATTAAGCATGATGATCCAGAAACTGGAAGATGAACTGGGCGTGAAACTTTTCGACCGCAATATCCAGCCGGTCTGCCCTACCCCTGCCGGCCGTAAGGTGATCGATCAGGCACGTGTAGTCCTCTACCAGACTTCTCTGATTAAAGATATCGTAAACGAAGAAGAGCAATCTTTGAAAGGTACGTTCCGTCTCGCCGTGTTACCGACGATTGCTCCTTATCTGCTTCCCCGCTTTTTCCAGCAAGTATCGGAGAAGCATCCTGATCTGGATATCCGCATTCTGGAAATGCAAACGGCTCCTACAACGAAAGCCCTCCTAAACGGCGAAATAGATGCTGCCATCATCGCAAACCAACCGACGGAGGTGCAGCTACAGGGAGACATCCTATATTACGAACAGTTTTATGCTTACGTAGCCCGTAACGAAAGCGTGTTCAAGAAAGAGATGGTCCGCTCCGCCGATATCAGCGACGAACGTCTTTGGTTGCTGGATGAAGGACATTGTTTCCGCGATCAGCTGATGCGTTTTTGCCAAATGGAAAAGGTCAAACTCCGTCAGGCAGCCTACCGTCTGGGAAGTCTGGAGACTTTTATGCGTATGGTTGAAAGCGGCAACGGCGTCACTTTTATTCCGGAACTGGCTACCTATCAGTTAAGCGAACAGCAAAAAGAACTGGTACGCCCGTTTGCCATCCCCAAACCGGCACGTGAAATCGTCTGGGTAACCCGCAAAGATTTTATCCGGCATTCGGTCGCCGGTATTCTGATCGAAAGCATCCGAAAATCTGTTCCAAAAGAAATGCGTACGCTGCAAGCGGGGTTGCGAGTGGTCTGAAACGGAATTGTCTTTCATAGGACAGTAAAATTTGGAAAGCCGGCAATTTAAACACATGACCGATTCATGTCTATCTGGCTAAAAAACACCCCTGACGAAATAAATATTTCGGATGCGATGAAAAAAAATATCACTTTATGCTTGTAGTTTCCAAAAAAGCGTTACTTTTGCTGCGTATTTAAAAACAAAGAGACAAAATGAATCGATTTAGCTTTACATATTACTTTTATTACTTTTACTTTAGCAGAGTGAAGGCAGGAGTTTGTATGTAAAGCATTGATGAATGAATGTATATATCAATAACAAAATATGAAGTCCTGCCGGTTTCGGTGGGACTTTTTTGTTATTGAAAATTGAGAATTGAAAAATAATAGATAAAGAGAAGATGAAAAAGAAAGTAGCAATCCAGGGAATAGCCGGTTCGTATCACGATATAGCCGCCCGTAATTATTTCGAAGGTGAAGAAATTGAAATTATCGGTTGCAACACATTCAGAGATGTTATTTCGACCATCAAGAAAGATCCTTCCATTCTGGGAATGATGGCGATCGAAAATACGATTGCAGGCAGCTTGTTGCAGAACCATGAGTTGATCCGCGAAAGCGGTTTGCAAGTTATCGGCGAATACAAACTGCGCATATCCCACTCGTTGGTTGCACTTCCAGGGACCAATATCCACGATGTCAAAGAAGTCAACTCTCACCCGATCGCCCTAATGCAATGTACCGATTTCCTCGATACGCTACCTAACGCAAAAGTGGTCGAGAAGGAAGATACCGCCATGAGCGCCCGGTGGATTTCGGAAAACCAACTGAAGGGACACGCCGCCATCTGTGGGAAACTGGCCGCCCAGATCTACAACATGGAAGTCCTTGCCGAAGGGATCGAGACAAACAAACGAAACTTCACCCGCTTTTTGGCAATAGCCGACCGATGGACGGCAGACGAGATGCTCAAAGGTGAAGACAAAAACAAAGCGTCGGTCGTTTTCGCTCTCCCCCACACAGCCGGCAGCCTCTCCAAAGTTCTCTCCGTCCTTTCCTTCTACGACATGAATCTTTCTAAAATACAATCCTTGCCAATCATCGGCCGCGAATGGGAATATCTGTTCTATATCAATCTGACATTTACGGACTACCTGCGTTACAAACAGGCATTGGATGCTATCAGACCATTGACAAAAGACTTAAAAATATTAGGTGAATATGC from Parabacteroides merdae ATCC 43184 includes the following:
- a CDS encoding hydrogen peroxide-inducible genes activator codes for the protein MNIQQLEYILAVDTYRHFAKAAEHCRVTQPTLSMMIQKLEDELGVKLFDRNIQPVCPTPAGRKVIDQARVVLYQTSLIKDIVNEEEQSLKGTFRLAVLPTIAPYLLPRFFQQVSEKHPDLDIRILEMQTAPTTKALLNGEIDAAIIANQPTEVQLQGDILYYEQFYAYVARNESVFKKEMVRSADISDERLWLLDEGHCFRDQLMRFCQMEKVKLRQAAYRLGSLETFMRMVESGNGVTFIPELATYQLSEQQKELVRPFAIPKPAREIVWVTRKDFIRHSVAGILIESIRKSVPKEMRTLQAGLRVV
- a CDS encoding helix-turn-helix domain-containing protein — protein: MQTFTGENFNGYINRLRLDYSLVLLKDFKHYTIEAVAIDSGFGNVRTYQRIFRDKYGMTPMEYRKTQG
- a CDS encoding agmatine deiminase family protein; this encodes MENKIILPAEWYPQSAVQLTWPHDETDWAPILDEVIPCFVSIAKEVIKHEKLLIVCPDEQEVRRQLGDVDDSRIIFREMATNDTWARDHGGITVFDQGEPVVYDFVFNGWGMKFAANLDNLVTRNLSVQGTFAGGVQVINMQPFVLEGGSIESDGKGTLLTTVECLSSQNRNEYLQKEELEAYLKDVFGFERILWLENGYLAGDDTDSHIDTLARFCSEDTIAYVQCKDESDEHFEELQAMEQELQAFRQADGKPYRLIALPMADPVEWEGERLPATYANFLIINGAVLLPYYKSPKDELAKKALQQAFPEREIIGINCLPLIKQHGSLHCVTMQYPEGVVSIDN
- a CDS encoding carbon-nitrogen hydrolase — encoded protein: MKLGLVQQANSSDRAANIEKLKQNIRACALQGAELVVLQELHNGLYFCQTENTEVFDQAEPIPGPSTEGFGALAKELGIVLVLSLFEKRAPGLYHNTAVVIEKDGAIAGKYRKMHIPDDPAYYEKFYFTPGDLGFEPIETSVGKLGVLVCWDQWYPEAARLMAMKGAELLIYPTAIGWESSDTEEEKKRQLGAWVTVQRGHAVANGLPVVTVNRVGHEADPSRQTNGIQFWGNSFVAGPQGELLAELSNNDEEIRIVEIDKTRSENVRRWWPFFRDRRIDAFGGLTERFLI
- a CDS encoding prephenate dehydratase is translated as MKKKVAIQGIAGSYHDIAARNYFEGEEIEIIGCNTFRDVISTIKKDPSILGMMAIENTIAGSLLQNHELIRESGLQVIGEYKLRISHSLVALPGTNIHDVKEVNSHPIALMQCTDFLDTLPNAKVVEKEDTAMSARWISENQLKGHAAICGKLAAQIYNMEVLAEGIETNKRNFTRFLAIADRWTADEMLKGEDKNKASVVFALPHTAGSLSKVLSVLSFYDMNLSKIQSLPIIGREWEYLFYINLTFTDYLRYKQALDAIRPLTKDLKILGEYAEGKQSV
- a CDS encoding DUF7824 domain-containing protein codes for the protein MERIEKQPFIREEMRIPDVTNMDGLVSLMGRSMDNEESFHIDLLLASLSRMHPFVKQEDVERMVPVFEMARTVVEGGKDGVGELDVLAASFLLDYAQMLTGSERRVKSSKQQSFQDYKPYLDLVKLAFNRIKDYNTLPLLSTPTHRPAWIDPSVLVSRLSAYQKKRIKPDSLDFQIALSRVALDDTEEAVRLAEQELAGEYRELLLFLFKPEARPNGPFTFQAVWMTAALVKSPDTVYDEFKDFPYSAVNRAYLTGDIPCDVFTFEKPFGKVDRILQLIPPASKNVAIKWRFGGYALYMAYRPCSRIPLLVETFWKVPLREKDLKRFLLLSPNAPRIWLALLVRDRVRDAYWNDLELARLNLVALDTLRELDLEWRGGMALTYLAVCLLSIDRPIRLCAANLWGELVEKDLIDNVALGRVLGKIQALEWAPAQRVSGLVVEMLINRSSFHNKELSVLFVSFLSCLPENPVKDLKRLLEVFAELQTVNNWPKVTYAPLLCLLETWKKNSKLTEVIESLY
- a CDS encoding Dps family protein, whose protein sequence is MKTLDYIHLDAVAAGKVVEALQQLLADYQVFYTNLRGFHWNIKGHGFFVLHSKFEDMYNDAAEKVDELAERILMLGGVPVNKFSEYLKVAKVKEVSGVSCADEALENVLDTYGQFIAEERKLLSLASESGDEATVALMSDYLKEQEKLVWMLVAYSSCDCKK
- a CDS encoding aminodeoxychorismate synthase component I, giving the protein MRFYNRIEAVCRMNRLGAERRPFLFVIDYKQEQVIVEEPDQIDSEALLYNLDGVTNVATASRMNDRENRTSAIRWETFPITQSAYADSFHKVVGHIRAGNSYLVNLTCATPVRTDLSLKDVFVSSEARYKLWMKDCFVVFSPEIFVKIRDEHIYSYPMKGTIDATLPDARRRILEDPKETAEHATIVDLIRNDLSMVATEVMVTRYRYIDELPTHQGALLQVSSEIRGRLAGGWQAEVGDLFFRLLPAGSITGAPKKKTMEIIAEAETYERGFYTGVMGYFDGNSLDSAVMIRFLEQQADGSLIFKSGGGITSQSDLTSEYNEMKQKVYVPIY